In Irregularibacter muris, one DNA window encodes the following:
- the recR gene encoding recombination mediator RecR has translation MSFYAAPISKLIDEFSKLPGIGQKTAQRLAFHVLNTTQENAQELAQAIIEAKEKIKYCDTCFNITDKQCCDICANTKRDSEVLCVVQDPKDVVAIEKTREFRGKYHVLHGAISPMEGIGPNEIYIKELLLRLQDDEVKEIILATNPTIEGEATAMYIAKLVKPLGIKVTRLASGIPIGGDLEYTDEVTLSKAFEGRREL, from the coding sequence ATGTCATTTTATGCAGCACCAATTTCAAAATTAATAGATGAATTTAGCAAACTACCAGGAATCGGTCAAAAAACTGCTCAACGTTTGGCCTTTCATGTTCTCAATACCACACAGGAAAATGCCCAAGAATTGGCTCAGGCCATTATAGAGGCAAAGGAAAAGATAAAATACTGTGATACTTGTTTTAATATTACAGACAAACAATGCTGTGATATCTGTGCTAACACCAAAAGAGATAGTGAAGTTCTTTGTGTAGTGCAAGACCCTAAGGATGTTGTGGCCATTGAAAAGACCAGAGAATTTAGGGGCAAGTACCATGTCCTCCACGGAGCTATTTCCCCCATGGAAGGCATAGGTCCTAATGAAATATATATTAAAGAACTTCTCCTTAGACTGCAGGATGATGAGGTGAAGGAAATCATCCTGGCCACCAACCCGACTATAGAGGGCGAAGCCACAGCCATGTATATTGCCAAGCTAGTAAAACCCTTAGGCATCAAAGTCACCCGGCTGGCCTCAGGCATTCCTATCGGAGGGGATTTGGAATATACCGATGAAGTAACCTTAAGTAAAGCCTTTGAGGGCAGAAGAGAATTATAA
- the dnaX gene encoding DNA polymerase III subunit gamma/tau, whose translation MGNNKKDIKESVGKIVSYIALYRKWRPKTFEDVVGQEHITTTLKNQILFNRIAHAYLFSGTRGTGKTSTAKIFARAVNCPHHIQGDPCHQCEVCKEIESSGVMDIIEIDAASNRGVDEIRDLRERVKYPPSLGRYKVYIIDEVHMLTQEAFNALLKTLEEPPKHVIFILATTEPHKLPATILSRCQRFDFKRVTLKDMVGRMEYICREMDISIEEKALELIAKNAEGAMRDALSILDQCLSLVEENQTITYENITDTLGLASESWVYDIAGSILKQDIRNTLSLLHEMMDNGKDILQMVKQLREHFRNLLMVKTLSQAENILEMTAEQIESLKNQGEEIIEERLFRFIDHLNQVENKMKTTSQPVIILEMELINLCKQPKGESLESLLERISILEKKIQDGMVTQASPSPRVTPTPTPPPPSRPKVQPTPSPTRTSVPPQGEEQETLQRNDSLTKENIQEKWGDILREVRKRKVSVEALLKEGQLAQYDKGKLLLGFKEGFGFHQTALSRKDNLGLLQQVISQVMNSAIKVECVMMDQITFSGQEEVDIVDKTIEIFGEDVVEIVEEK comes from the coding sequence ATGGGAAATAATAAAAAAGATATCAAGGAAAGTGTGGGGAAGATTGTGAGTTATATAGCTTTATACAGAAAATGGCGGCCAAAAACCTTTGAAGATGTGGTGGGACAAGAACATATTACCACCACCTTAAAAAATCAAATACTTTTCAATCGTATTGCCCATGCTTATCTTTTTAGTGGTACCAGGGGAACGGGAAAGACCTCTACAGCTAAAATCTTTGCTAGAGCAGTAAATTGCCCTCATCATATTCAGGGGGATCCCTGCCATCAATGTGAAGTATGTAAAGAAATTGAAAGCTCAGGTGTTATGGACATTATTGAAATAGATGCTGCCTCTAACAGAGGTGTTGATGAAATTAGAGACCTAAGAGAAAGGGTAAAGTATCCTCCCTCTCTAGGACGCTATAAAGTATATATCATTGATGAAGTGCATATGCTCACTCAAGAGGCCTTTAATGCTCTACTAAAAACTTTAGAGGAACCACCTAAGCACGTCATCTTTATTTTGGCCACTACAGAACCGCACAAATTGCCTGCTACCATATTGTCCAGATGCCAGCGTTTTGATTTTAAACGAGTGACCCTAAAGGACATGGTTGGAAGGATGGAATATATCTGCCGAGAAATGGATATTTCCATTGAAGAAAAGGCCCTAGAACTTATTGCCAAAAATGCCGAGGGCGCCATGAGAGATGCCCTCAGTATATTGGATCAATGTCTATCCCTAGTAGAAGAAAATCAAACCATTACCTATGAAAATATTACCGATACCTTAGGACTGGCATCGGAGAGCTGGGTTTATGATATTGCTGGTAGTATTTTAAAGCAGGATATAAGAAACACCCTTTCACTGCTCCATGAGATGATGGATAATGGTAAAGATATCCTTCAAATGGTCAAACAGCTTAGGGAGCATTTTCGTAATCTTCTCATGGTAAAAACCCTCTCCCAGGCAGAGAATATTTTAGAAATGACTGCAGAACAAATAGAAAGCCTTAAAAATCAGGGAGAAGAAATTATAGAAGAAAGATTGTTTCGATTTATAGATCATTTAAATCAAGTAGAAAATAAAATGAAAACCACTAGTCAACCAGTGATTATATTAGAAATGGAATTAATCAATCTTTGTAAACAACCTAAGGGCGAATCTTTAGAAAGCCTATTGGAGAGAATATCCATTCTAGAGAAAAAAATACAGGACGGGATGGTCACCCAAGCCAGCCCATCCCCAAGGGTTACTCCTACTCCTACTCCCCCTCCCCCATCAAGGCCTAAAGTCCAACCAACTCCTTCCCCAACTCGGACATCTGTGCCACCCCAAGGGGAAGAACAGGAGACATTACAAAGAAATGATTCATTGACCAAGGAAAATATCCAAGAAAAATGGGGGGATATCCTAAGGGAAGTAAGGAAGAGAAAAGTATCTGTAGAAGCTCTGTTAAAGGAAGGGCAACTTGCACAATATGACAAAGGCAAATTATTGCTTGGTTTTAAAGAAGGATTTGGTTTTCACCAAACAGCCCTTTCTAGAAAAGATAATCTCGGTCTACTACAGCAGGTAATATCCCAGGTGATGAACTCTGCCATTAAGGTAGAGTGCGTCATGATGGACCAAATCACTTTTTCAGGACAGGAAGAAGTAGATATTGTGGATAAAACCATAGAAATTTTCGGAGAAGATGTAGTGGAAATTGTGGAGGAAAAGTAG
- a CDS encoding N-acetylmuramoyl-L-alanine amidase: MDFTRALYYKSPIMTGNDVRYVQERLKELGYYTGSIDGSFGPACRRAVIHFQKTNLLEPDGSLGPITWNVLFSSNAVAVFTYTRALYYTSPVMVGQDVTYVQRRLKLLGFYTGLVDGSFGPACNQAVMDFQRANGLGIDGSVGPATWEKLFGNNVNTSIQYTRALYYTRPVMTGSDVTHVQNALKSLGFYTGEIDGSFGTLCNQAVINFQRENGLDVDGSVGPATWNKLFSDTSAGQVSYTRALYYTIPIRTGDDVVKVQKKLKELGFYKDAIDGSFGPACDLATRNFQRANGLEVDGSVGPLTWSKLFSDNVNSEMKYTRALHYTSPVMTGNDVTHVQKRLKELGFYNGGIDGSFGPGCDEAIRNFQRANGLAVDGSVGPATWEKLFNDAASTELVYTRALYYTSPVMTGNDVIHVQKRLQALGFYGGIIDGSFGPACRQAVMEFQRANKLAVDGSVGPATWNKLFGIDSSGGMGNLGNIKKVFIDPGHGGSDPGALGNGLKEKDITLSMALKLGNLLQAKGMSVKYSRTTDKYVSLQNRASQANAWGADLFVSIHCNAFKSSSAHGTECFTHPSASASTKALSRNVSNDMAKSLGLRNRGHKEANFAVLRLSNMPAILTETAFITNSSDASKLNSGQNEFVSSLASQIIGANVELPDATKEIIRYASRNGLFKGLGVDVETFNTKSPVQLISIRPKVTLQVELSATTTFPIPAKQEVLNLSLTSNEIEVSFLDKLGSTGVVFGPGMNLQMPINRLKATQDIDRIVKYSVQNKLDFLEVIMEAALPIGDTTVYQRFIYNIYRNPLDFAYSTVMVPTGSRDGSGEILPEIIKTAVVVSAIAIVAGVVFVGMTGGWGALNACKLIPLFVRP, encoded by the coding sequence ATGGATTTTACAAGAGCACTATATTATAAAAGTCCTATTATGACAGGTAATGATGTAAGATATGTACAGGAAAGATTAAAGGAACTAGGATACTACACAGGAAGCATTGATGGGTCATTCGGTCCAGCTTGCAGGCGAGCAGTTATACATTTTCAAAAAACAAATCTATTGGAACCTGATGGGTCTTTAGGTCCCATAACGTGGAATGTATTATTTAGTAGTAATGCAGTTGCCGTTTTTACTTATACAAGAGCACTTTATTATACTTCACCAGTTATGGTAGGACAAGATGTGACCTATGTACAAAGACGTTTAAAATTGTTGGGATTTTATACAGGATTAGTAGATGGATCATTTGGCCCTGCATGTAATCAAGCAGTAATGGACTTTCAAAGGGCAAATGGACTAGGTATAGACGGGTCAGTTGGGCCAGCTACTTGGGAAAAACTATTTGGAAATAATGTAAATACTTCAATTCAATATACAAGAGCATTGTATTATACAAGGCCAGTTATGACAGGTAGTGATGTTACTCATGTTCAAAATGCACTGAAATCATTAGGATTCTATACGGGTGAAATAGATGGATCATTTGGTACACTTTGTAATCAAGCAGTAATAAACTTTCAAAGGGAAAATGGCTTAGATGTAGATGGATCGGTTGGACCAGCTACTTGGAATAAATTATTTAGTGATACATCGGCAGGCCAAGTTAGTTATACAAGAGCATTGTATTATACAATCCCCATTAGAACTGGTGATGATGTTGTAAAAGTTCAAAAAAAATTGAAAGAATTAGGATTTTACAAAGATGCGATAGACGGATCATTTGGACCAGCCTGTGATTTAGCAACAAGAAACTTCCAAAGAGCCAATGGGTTAGAAGTGGATGGGTCTGTTGGTCCATTGACTTGGAGCAAGCTTTTTAGTGACAATGTAAATTCAGAAATGAAATACACAAGGGCGCTGCACTATACAAGTCCAGTTATGACAGGCAATGATGTAACCCATGTTCAGAAAAGATTAAAGGAGTTAGGCTTTTACAATGGAGGAATAGATGGGTCATTTGGACCAGGATGTGATGAAGCAATAAGAAATTTTCAAAGAGCTAATGGGCTAGCAGTAGATGGGTCGGTTGGACCAGCTACTTGGGAGAAACTTTTCAATGATGCAGCCTCAACAGAACTCGTGTACACAAGGGCACTATACTATACAAGCCCAGTAATGACAGGTAATGATGTTATTCATGTACAAAAAAGATTACAAGCATTAGGATTTTATGGTGGAATAATCGATGGATCATTTGGACCAGCTTGCCGGCAAGCTGTAATGGAATTCCAAAGAGCAAATAAACTAGCTGTGGATGGATCTGTTGGTCCAGCTACTTGGAATAAATTATTTGGAATAGATTCTTCAGGTGGAATGGGAAATCTCGGAAACATAAAAAAGGTATTTATTGATCCAGGACATGGTGGCAGTGATCCCGGGGCTTTAGGAAATGGATTAAAAGAAAAGGACATAACCTTATCAATGGCATTAAAATTAGGCAATTTATTACAAGCAAAAGGCATGAGTGTAAAGTATTCAAGAACAACAGATAAATATGTAAGTCTACAAAATAGAGCAAGTCAAGCGAATGCTTGGGGAGCAGATTTATTTGTATCCATACATTGCAATGCTTTTAAATCCTCCAGTGCACATGGTACAGAGTGTTTTACTCATCCAAGTGCAAGTGCATCTACAAAAGCTTTATCGAGAAATGTTTCTAATGATATGGCTAAAAGTTTAGGTTTAAGAAATAGAGGACATAAAGAAGCTAATTTTGCTGTGCTTAGGTTAAGCAATATGCCTGCAATACTAACAGAAACAGCATTTATAACGAATTCAAGTGATGCAAGTAAATTAAATTCCGGACAAAATGAATTTGTATCTTCACTAGCCTCTCAAATTATAGGTGCAAATGTAGAGCTACCTGATGCAACAAAAGAGATTATTCGATATGCTAGTCGGAATGGTTTATTTAAAGGGCTTGGCGTTGATGTAGAGACATTTAATACAAAGAGTCCTGTTCAATTAATTTCGATTAGGCCAAAAGTTACTCTGCAAGTGGAATTATCAGCAACAACAACATTTCCAATTCCAGCTAAACAAGAAGTTTTAAATTTATCATTAACATCAAATGAAATAGAAGTTAGTTTTTTGGATAAACTGGGATCGACCGGAGTTGTTTTTGGGCCCGGAATGAATTTACAAATGCCTATAAATCGATTGAAAGCTACTCAAGATATAGATAGGATTGTGAAATATAGTGTGCAAAATAAACTTGATTTTTTAGAGGTAATAATGGAAGCAGCTTTACCAATAGGGGATACCACAGTATATCAAAGATTCATATATAATATTTATAGAAATCCACTAGATTTTGCTTATTCAACTGTAATGGTTCCTACAGGAAGTAGAGACGGGTCAGGTGAGATTTTACCAGAAATTATCAAAACCGCAGTGGTTGTATCAGCTATTGCAATAGTTGCTGGGGTAGTTTTTGTAGGAATGACAGGGGGGTGGGGAGCGTTAAATGCTTGCAAACTAATACCACTCTTTGTGAGACCATAA
- a CDS encoding prolyl-tRNA synthetase associated domain-containing protein, with the protein MTKEVAMAAEKVYEKLKELSIPFEIIEHEAALTVEEMEKVLPEMDAQVCKNLFLRNQKGNQHYLVVMAKEKPFNLKEFEQKQGLGKLSFASEKRLLKYLGVPSGSVSPFGLINDSTNHVIVYIDQDLKQCDKVGVHPNINSATITFKASDLEKYIKSLDNEVYWVKM; encoded by the coding sequence ATGACGAAGGAGGTTGCTATGGCGGCAGAAAAAGTATATGAAAAACTGAAAGAATTATCTATACCCTTTGAAATCATTGAGCATGAAGCGGCTCTAACAGTAGAAGAAATGGAAAAAGTTCTTCCAGAAATGGATGCACAAGTATGTAAAAACTTATTTTTAAGAAATCAAAAAGGAAATCAACACTATCTTGTGGTAATGGCAAAGGAAAAACCTTTTAATCTAAAAGAATTTGAACAAAAGCAAGGCCTAGGAAAACTATCCTTCGCCAGTGAAAAAAGACTTTTAAAATATTTAGGGGTACCCTCTGGGAGTGTTTCCCCCTTTGGTCTGATCAATGATTCCACCAATCACGTTATCGTCTATATAGATCAAGATTTAAAACAATGTGATAAAGTGGGAGTACACCCAAATATCAATTCTGCCACCATTACTTTTAAGGCATCGGATTTGGAAAAATACATCAAATCCCTTGATAATGAAGTGTATTGGGTGAAAATGTAA
- a CDS encoding YbaB/EbfC family nucleoid-associated protein, producing MARGKFPGGMGNMGNMMKQVQKMQKDMEKVQAELEEKEVEATAGGGVVKVVANGKKNIISIEIQPEAVDPDDVEMLEDLILAAVNEAMRKAEDMVSSEMGKLTGGMNIPGLF from the coding sequence ATGGCAAGAGGAAAATTCCCAGGTGGAATGGGTAATATGGGAAATATGATGAAGCAAGTACAAAAGATGCAAAAAGATATGGAAAAGGTGCAAGCTGAATTGGAAGAAAAGGAAGTAGAAGCCACCGCTGGTGGAGGAGTAGTAAAAGTAGTGGCCAATGGAAAGAAAAATATTATATCTATAGAAATTCAGCCAGAAGCCGTAGACCCTGACGATGTAGAAATGTTGGAAGACTTAATTTTGGCAGCTGTCAATGAAGCTATGAGAAAAGCAGAAGACATGGTTTCCAGTGAGATGGGTAAACTAACAGGTGGAATGAACATACCAGGATTATTCTAG
- a CDS encoding YcxB family protein: MNQEVLAKGIVNFEEFKRYNKYHMRKREMIAFFSFLFLFFIIFYVLMMDNFHSVIIFSILFSIITSVLLISAIRIVNMRFAVKEYKSEPSIKGEMTYISSEEGIRLKCESSDALFRWGEIQKAILVRDMFILYVTTMKAIVIPTRFFDSEEDIDLFKNIVSENMDTTKVKF, from the coding sequence ATGAATCAAGAAGTTTTAGCAAAAGGAATAGTAAATTTTGAGGAGTTTAAAAGATATAACAAGTATCATATGAGAAAACGGGAAATGATTGCTTTCTTTTCTTTTCTTTTTTTATTCTTTATAATCTTTTATGTCTTAATGATGGATAATTTTCATTCAGTTATTATTTTTTCTATTCTTTTTTCAATAATTACTTCAGTTTTGCTTATCTCTGCCATAAGAATAGTTAACATGAGATTTGCTGTGAAAGAGTACAAAAGCGAACCCAGTATTAAGGGAGAAATGACTTATATTTCTAGTGAAGAAGGTATAAGACTAAAATGTGAAAGTTCAGATGCCCTTTTTAGATGGGGAGAAATTCAAAAAGCAATTCTAGTGAGGGATATGTTCATACTATATGTAACTACAATGAAAGCCATCGTCATACCTACAAGATTCTTTGATTCAGAGGAAGACATTGACTTATTTAAAAATATTGTTTCTGAAAATATGGACACAACCAAGGTTAAATTTTAG
- a CDS encoding RNA polymerase sigma factor codes for MHNLVRKFLNENNRNSELYFKAKTYGNQYDINRLYEEFHNYVFRIYFISYIEKSLRFKALEIKRKRKKLSERELCTLNVIDEDFNEEKINMIRDDSIDPLDEMSKGMDFKDMVANKELANAIENTTNKQKLVLFMHYIEEKEEKQIARELNVSKQSVNKVKLAGLKRIRTYLGGEINGRAI; via the coding sequence ATGCATAACTTAGTAAGAAAGTTCTTAAATGAAAACAACAGGAATAGCGAACTTTATTTTAAAGCAAAAACATATGGTAACCAGTATGATATTAATCGGTTATATGAGGAATTTCATAATTATGTATTTAGAATTTATTTTATTAGTTATATAGAAAAATCTTTAAGATTTAAGGCCTTAGAAATTAAAAGAAAACGAAAAAAATTATCGGAGAGGGAATTATGTACATTGAATGTAATCGACGAGGATTTTAATGAAGAAAAAATAAATATGATAAGGGATGATTCAATAGATCCCTTAGACGAAATGTCTAAGGGTATGGATTTTAAAGATATGGTAGCAAACAAAGAGCTGGCTAATGCAATAGAAAATACGACTAACAAACAAAAATTAGTATTATTCATGCACTATATTGAAGAAAAAGAAGAAAAACAAATTGCCCGAGAATTAAATGTATCTAAGCAATCTGTCAATAAGGTTAAGCTTGCGGGTTTAAAAAGAATAAGAACTTACCTAGGAGGTGAAATAAATGGAAGAGCTATTTAG